ACTGAACCTTTCTTCGTTGAAGTGATCCGCTCTTGCAATTGCCCCATTTCAGTTGCCAGCGTTGGTTGGTAACCAACGGCTGACGGAATACGACCAAGCAAAGCGGAAACTTCAGAACCAGCTTGCGTGAAGCGGAAAATGTTGTCGATAAAGAGCAACACATCTTGGCCTTCAACATCACGGAAATATTCCGCGATCGTTAGACCTGTCAAGGCTACACGCATCCGGGCTCCAGGTGGCTCGTTCATTTGTCCAAAGACCATGGCTGTTTTTTCTAAAACACCTGATTCCTTCATTTCAAAGTAAAGGTCATTACCTTCACGAGTTCGTTCCCCAACACCAGTAAACACAGAAATACCGTTGTGTTCTTGTGCAATGTTGTGGATCAATTCTTGGATCAAAACAGTCTTACCAACACCGGCACCACCGAAAAGTCCGATCTTACCACCCTTGATATAAGGAGCAAGAAGATCGATAACTTTGATCCCTGTTTCAAGAATTTCTGTACTTGTATTTAATTGATCATAAGCAGGTGCATCGCGGTGGATCGGATCCTTGCGATGATCTGCACTAAATTCTGGACCATTATCGATCGTTTCCCCTAAGACGTTAAAAACGCGTCCTAAAGTATCTTTACCAACTGGCACGCTGATCGCCGTACCGTTATCAACAACTTTAGCCCCACGTTGAAGACCATCAGTTGAGTCCATCGCGATCGTACGCATTACGCCATCACCAAGTTCAAGCGCAACTTCGATCACTAGTTTTGAACCATCTTCACGTTCGACTGTCAAAGCATTATTGATATCAGGCAAAGATTCATTTAGAGGGAATTGCACATCGACAACTGGTCCGATGACTTGAACTACTTTACCGTAACTCATTTCGTTGATTCCTCCTGATCTTTTAATCTAAGGCAGCTTGCGCACCTGTAATTTCAGTAATTTCAGTCGTGATCGCACTTTGACGAGCACGGTTATATTGAAGTTCTAATGATGAGATGAGATCCTTAGCATTATCAGAAGCAGACTTCATAGCTGTTGAGCTGGAAGCATGTTCTGCTGTTTTAGCATCTAAGATCGCACCATAAACTAAACTTTCTGCATATTGCGGTAAGATAACCTCTAAGATCGCATCTTTAGAAGGTTCAGTTTCATATTCAATATGATAATTTCGGTCTTCATCTGGAGCAGTTAGATCATCTTCACCCATATTTTCAGCTGAGATCGGAAGCATCTTTTCAGCTCGAAAGACCGAAGTCAAAGTATTAACAAAGTGGTTATAACAAACAAAAAGTTGGTCGTAGAGTTGATTGTCATACATCGTTACGATCGCTTCTACGATCGGACGGACCTCTCTAAATGTTGGGACGTCTTTCACCCCGCGATATTCGTAGATCACATCATAACCACGTTTACCGAAAAATTCAGCACCGGTAGCACCGATCGCAATGATCGCAACATCTTCTTTAGAGTTACCATTGCTTTTGATCAGATCCATGGTTTGTTTGATCACATTACTATTGTAACTCCCAACTAAACCACGATCAGAAGTGATCACGACGATACCAGTCTTTTTAACAGGACGTTGTTTTAGCATACCTAAGGTGTTGAGTTTACCATCTTTAGCTTCGCTTCCAGCACTAGCTGTGTCGAGGAGATGCGATTGAGCTAAGTGGGTAATTACGCTGCGGATCTTTGCGGCATAAGTTTGATAACTGACAGAGTGCTTCTGGATCTGACTTAATTTAGCAGTCGAGACCATCTGCATCGCACTCGTGATCTGTCCAGTTTTTTTAGTCGAAACGATTCGACGCTTAACTTCTTGCAAAGAAGCTGGCATTAGCTCTCACACCCTTTCTTATTTTACATTTGCATGAAATGTATCTGCAAATTCATTGATAGCTGCATCTAATTTAGCAGTGTCAGGCAGTTCACCTGTCTTAACGATATGATCTAAAAGATCTTTATGGTTGTTATCAAAGAATTCAAACATTTCATCTTGATATCTCAAAATATCATCGACCGCTACCATGTCTAAGAAACCATGTGTCAATGCATATAAGATCAACACTTGCTTTTCAACTGGTAATGGCTTGTGTAATGGCTGTTTCAAAACTTCGACTGTTCGACGACCACGATTCAACTTAGCTTGTGTTGCTTCATCTAGATCAGAACCAAATTGAGCAAATGATTCCAATTCACGGTAGGAAGCTAAGTCTAGACGTAGTGTGCCGGCAACTTTCTTCATCGCTTTGATCTGAGCAGAACCACCAACACGTGAAACTGATGTACCAGCATCGATCGCAGGACGGATACCTGAGTAGAAGTTATCACTATCTAAGAAGATCTGTCCGTCAGTGATCGAGATCACGTTTGTTGGGATATAAGCCGAAACGTCGCCAGCTTTTGTTTCGATAAATGGCAAAGCTGTCATCGATCCACCACCAAGTTTATCGTTTAGCTTAGCTGCACGTTCAAGTAAACGTGAGTGAAGATAGAAAACATCACCAGGATAAGCTTCACGACCAGGTGGACGCCTCAAGATCAAGGAAAGTTCACGGTAAGCATCAGCTTGTTTTGAAAGATCATCATACACGATCAAAACATGTTTACCATTGAACATAAATTCTTCACCCATGGCTGCTCCCGCATAAGGCGCAAGCCAAAGTAATGGCGCTGGAGAAGAAGGACCAGCTGATACAACGATCGTATAATCCATTGCCCCGTATTTCCGCAATGTCTCAACTTGTGTGCGCACAGTTGATTCTTTTTGACCGATCGCAACATAAATACAGATCATATCTTGATCTTTTTGGTTCAAGATCGTATCGATCGCAACCGAAGTTTTACCTGTCTTACGGTCCCCGATAACCAACTCACGTTGTCCACGACCGATCGGCACAAGCGCATCGATCGCTTTTAAACCTGTTTGTAATGGCTCGTTGACCGATTGACGTTCCATAACACCTGGAGCTTTTCGTTCTACCGGGCGTGTCTTTGTCGTTTTGATCTCACCTAGACCATCGATCGGTTGGCCTAAAGGATTAACGACACGACCGATCAATTCTTCCCCTACAGGAACTTCCATGATCCGACCGGTACGTTTTACTGTATCGCCTTCACGAATGCCTTTATAAGCACCTAAGATAACGATACCAACATCGTTTGATTCCAAGTTTTGCGCCATACCGTATGTACCATCTTCAAATTGAAGTAGCTCACCAGATAACGCATTATCAAGACCATTAGCACGAGCGATCCCGTCACCAACGTAAGTTACTGTTCCAACTTCGTCAACGGTCAGCTCATCTTG
This window of the Ligilactobacillus faecis genome carries:
- the atpD gene encoding F0F1 ATP synthase subunit beta, which translates into the protein MSYGKVVQVIGPVVDVQFPLNESLPDINNALTVEREDGSKLVIEVALELGDGVMRTIAMDSTDGLQRGAKVVDNGTAISVPVGKDTLGRVFNVLGETIDNGPEFSADHRKDPIHRDAPAYDQLNTSTEILETGIKVIDLLAPYIKGGKIGLFGGAGVGKTVLIQELIHNIAQEHNGISVFTGVGERTREGNDLYFEMKESGVLEKTAMVFGQMNEPPGARMRVALTGLTIAEYFRDVEGQDVLLFIDNIFRFTQAGSEVSALLGRIPSAVGYQPTLATEMGQLQERITSTKKGSVTSIQAVYVPADDYTDPAPATTFAHLDATTNLERALTQQGIYPAVDPLASTSSALSPEIVGEEHYRVATEVQHVLQRYRELQDIISILGMDELSDEEKVVVARARRIQFFLSQNFHVAEQFTGIPGSYVPVEETVKGFKEILEGKYDDLPEDAFRQCGPIEDVVKKAEKMTQGN
- a CDS encoding F0F1 ATP synthase subunit gamma, with the protein product MPASLQEVKRRIVSTKKTGQITSAMQMVSTAKLSQIQKHSVSYQTYAAKIRSVITHLAQSHLLDTASAGSEAKDGKLNTLGMLKQRPVKKTGIVVITSDRGLVGSYNSNVIKQTMDLIKSNGNSKEDVAIIAIGATGAEFFGKRGYDVIYEYRGVKDVPTFREVRPIVEAIVTMYDNQLYDQLFVCYNHFVNTLTSVFRAEKMLPISAENMGEDDLTAPDEDRNYHIEYETEPSKDAILEVILPQYAESLVYGAILDAKTAEHASSSTAMKSASDNAKDLISSLELQYNRARQSAITTEITEITGAQAALD
- the atpA gene encoding F0F1 ATP synthase subunit alpha, with the protein product MSIKAEEISALIKQQLANYQDELTVDEVGTVTYVGDGIARANGLDNALSGELLQFEDGTYGMAQNLESNDVGIVILGAYKGIREGDTVKRTGRIMEVPVGEELIGRVVNPLGQPIDGLGEIKTTKTRPVERKAPGVMERQSVNEPLQTGLKAIDALVPIGRGQRELVIGDRKTGKTSVAIDTILNQKDQDMICIYVAIGQKESTVRTQVETLRKYGAMDYTIVVSAGPSSPAPLLWLAPYAGAAMGEEFMFNGKHVLIVYDDLSKQADAYRELSLILRRPPGREAYPGDVFYLHSRLLERAAKLNDKLGGGSMTALPFIETKAGDVSAYIPTNVISITDGQIFLDSDNFYSGIRPAIDAGTSVSRVGGSAQIKAMKKVAGTLRLDLASYRELESFAQFGSDLDEATQAKLNRGRRTVEVLKQPLHKPLPVEKQVLILYALTHGFLDMVAVDDILRYQDEMFEFFDNNHKDLLDHIVKTGELPDTAKLDAAINEFADTFHANVK